In Kordia antarctica, the following proteins share a genomic window:
- a CDS encoding helix-turn-helix domain-containing protein, translating into MNKFKTSIKVFFFAFFSISVYSQQLEIDTLKNKSFKELRNIFYKSFNNNKNEVASSIARYTLESAKTKKDSVNIINAYIRLSRVNENIEILGIKYIDSSIYVSKRSLNEELLAESYYFKGKLYENLNKYNLALNYYFKSSSTYNKINDFDSYYMIQDMIGQLKLRVKDTISALKIMKKGADYQRENMLKKGDNTEYIISLHSLSIAYSSNNLIDSSSQINKEGYNLAKNNEYINELIFTHLEGGNEYAKKNYNASKDSLIKSLVYLTKEDVYNLSYAYFYLGKIYSLNDNKEQAVYYFKKVDSIFEDVNFIMTKPRDAYDELIDYYKNKNDLESQLYYTNRLLKVDSILDKEYKGLITKFHENHSSRLLEENAKDKSKYLTRTYLAIFLAVALLLIILKTVYNKKNNEKRYLEIIEFLKTEKNYLQSKDDIKNNKSIKNKSNDLDISESIIENILAQLEVFEKSERYLKPISNIRDFSKEIDTNYRYLSKVINHYKSKNFQKYVNDLRVNYVIKRLQKDEKIRKYKIRAIAEEVGFTNTESFTKAFKELTGLNVSFYVKKLNNVSS; encoded by the coding sequence ATGAATAAGTTTAAAACAAGCATAAAAGTATTTTTTTTCGCCTTTTTTTCAATTTCTGTATATTCCCAACAATTAGAAATAGATACACTCAAAAACAAAAGCTTTAAAGAATTAAGAAATATATTCTATAAAAGCTTTAATAACAATAAGAATGAGGTTGCAAGTAGCATCGCTCGTTATACTCTGGAAAGTGCAAAAACAAAAAAAGATTCTGTAAATATTATAAATGCTTACATTAGATTGTCCAGAGTTAATGAAAATATAGAGATTCTAGGAATTAAATATATAGATAGTAGTATATATGTTTCCAAGAGAAGTTTAAATGAAGAGTTATTAGCAGAAAGCTATTATTTTAAGGGTAAACTTTATGAAAATTTAAACAAATATAATTTAGCTTTAAATTACTACTTCAAATCAAGTAGTACGTATAATAAAATTAATGATTTTGATTCTTATTATATGATCCAAGATATGATTGGGCAATTAAAATTAAGGGTTAAAGATACTATTAGCGCATTAAAAATAATGAAAAAGGGTGCTGATTATCAACGTGAAAATATGTTAAAAAAAGGAGATAACACTGAATACATCATCAGTTTACATAGCCTTTCTATTGCTTACTCATCGAATAATTTAATAGATTCTTCTTCACAAATTAATAAAGAAGGATATAATTTGGCTAAAAATAATGAGTATATAAATGAGTTAATCTTTACCCATTTAGAAGGTGGGAATGAATATGCAAAAAAAAACTATAATGCTTCTAAGGATAGTTTAATTAAGTCTTTAGTCTATCTAACTAAGGAAGATGTATACAACCTATCTTATGCCTATTTTTATCTAGGGAAGATATATTCTTTAAATGATAATAAGGAACAGGCTGTGTATTACTTTAAAAAAGTTGATAGTATTTTTGAAGATGTAAATTTTATCATGACCAAACCAAGGGATGCGTATGATGAATTGATAGATTATTATAAAAATAAAAATGATTTAGAAAGCCAATTATATTACACAAATCGACTTTTAAAAGTTGATAGCATATTGGATAAGGAGTATAAAGGCTTAATAACAAAGTTTCATGAAAATCATAGTTCTCGTTTGCTTGAAGAAAATGCGAAAGATAAGAGCAAATATTTAACTCGTACATATTTAGCAATCTTTTTAGCAGTAGCTTTACTTCTAATTATTTTGAAAACAGTATACAATAAAAAAAATAATGAAAAACGATACCTTGAAATTATAGAGTTTTTAAAAACTGAAAAGAATTATCTTCAATCTAAAGATGATATCAAAAACAATAAATCAATAAAAAACAAATCTAATGACCTTGATATTAGTGAGAGTATTATAGAAAATATTTTGGCACAGTTAGAGGTGTTTGAAAAAAGTGAGAGGTATTTAAAGCCAATTTCAAACATTCGTGATTTTTCTAAAGAGATTGATACCAATTACAGGTATTTATCGAAAGTCATAAACCATTATAAAAGTAAGAACTTTCAAAAATATGTAAATGATTTACGGGTAAACTACGTCATTAAGAGGCTTCAGAAAGATGAAAAAATTAGAAAATATAAAATTAGAGCAATAGCAGAAGAAGTAGGTTTTACAAATACGGAATCATTTACCAAAGCTTTTAAAGAATTAACGGGTCTTAATGTCTCTTTTTATGTAAAAAAATTAAATAATGTAAGTAGCTGA